A segment of the Colletotrichum destructivum chromosome 3, complete sequence genome:
TTTAAGGGTTCCGTATTTGACAGCGAAAAGTGTTTCGTTAGCAGACAAACAGTCACGTGAACAGCGCGGACAACGCGAAGCAACAGAGAGCTTTTGGGCTCTAGATTACCAGGGAATGTGTGCTTGCATGGCGTTGGGAGCGGCAAAAGGGGCGATGGAGGGTATCATGCGTTTGTATACCCATTCAGCGCAAAGTGCAGCTGTTCATAGTACTACGAATAATGACATTTTGCGCCCAGAAATCAACGATCCAGTTGTTCGTTTTGACGCCTGCCGGTCACTCGTGAAGTTGTGAGTTTTGGTTTTGGTTGACAATCTTGTTTGCATCTTTCAGAAGCGGTTAGCATGATAGCATTTTAAGCAAAACGGACCATGAAGTGTTCACCTGCTTCCAACTCGAGCCCCCTTCCTCCGCTTCTTCATGGCTtgacggccttctcgtcaGCCTTTTCGTCATGACCCTCGGCTTCTGCTGAAGCGAGGGTATCAGAAACTTGTTGAGTTCATCTCAGCCACAAGCTTAAGAGATGAGATCGGCCACGTTCATGGGCATCTCATCGATCTGGGTCGAGTAGTACACTGCAAGTCCCGGGTTAGATTACCGGTCTCGGCTTCGGATTCGGGAAGATACTCACACTCAATGTCGCGCAGGATACGAACATCCTCGCTGGTAACGAAGTTGATGGCGACACCCTTGCGTCCAAAGCGACCGCTTCGGCCGATACGGTGGATATAGTTTTCACGGTTGCTCGGCAGGTCGTAGTTGATGACCAGACTGACCTGCTGCACATCGATACCGCGCGCCCACACATCGGTCGAGATGAGCACACGGCTGTTGCCCTGGCGGAAATCCTGCATAATGCTGTCACGCTCCTTCTGCGGCATGTCGCCGTGCATGCTGCTGACGGTGAAGTTGGCCTCGCGCATCTTGTCCGTCAGCCAGTCGACCTTCCTCCGCGTGTTGCAGAAGATGACGGCCTGCGTGATGGTCAGGGTGTCGTAGAGATCGCACAGGGTATCGAACTTCcagtcctccttctcgacggcgatgaagtATTGCTTGAGTCCCTCGAGCGTCAGTTCGTCACGCTTGACGAGGATGCGCACAGGATCCGTCATGAACTTGGTGGTCATATCGAGCACGTCGTACGGCAGCGTGgcgctgacgacgacgacctgcgtCGCGGGCGGCAGGTATCGGTAAACGTCGTAGATCTGCTCACGGAATCCGCGGTtgaggagctcgtcggcctcgtcgaggacgagcatCTTGATGTGACGCGTGCGCAagtgacggcggcggatcATGTCGGCGACGCGTCCCGGGGTTCCCGAGACGATGTGCTGGCCGTAGTCAAGCTTGCGGATGTCCTCGCCAACGTTGGTGCCTCCAATGCAGGCGTGGCATTGGACGTTCATGTAGTCGCCGAGGGCCATGACGACGGACTGGATCTGGGTCGCGAGTTCGCGGGTCGGGGAGAGGACGAGAGCCTGGGTCTCGCGCACCGCCGTGTCGATAACCTGGAGCATGCTGATCGAGAAGGTCGCCGTCTTACCCGTACCGGACTGGGCCTGG
Coding sequences within it:
- a CDS encoding Putative ATP-dependent RNA helicase DEAD-box, Helicase superfamily 1/2, ATP-binding protein, producing MAEGSGIDRKAEERMEFSTSKEVTVHPTFESMSLKENLLRGIYAYGYESPSAVQSRAIVQVCKGRDTIAQAQSGTGKTATFSISMLQVIDTAVRETQALVLSPTRELATQIQSVVMALGDYMNVQCHACIGGTNVGEDIRKLDYGQHIVSGTPGRVADMIRRRHLRTRHIKMLVLDEADELLNRGFREQIYDVYRYLPPATQVVVVSATLPYDVLDMTTKFMTDPVRILVKRDELTLEGLKQYFIAVEKEDWKFDTLCDLYDTLTITQAVIFCNTRRKVDWLTDKMREANFTVSSMHGDMPQKERDSIMQDFRQGNSRVLISTDVWARGIDVQQVSLVINYDLPSNRENYIHRIGRSGRFGRKGVAINFVTSEDVRILRDIELYYSTQIDEMPMNVADLIS